One genomic region from Henningerozyma blattae CBS 6284 chromosome 2, complete genome encodes:
- the TRM13 gene encoding tRNA:m4X modification enzyme (similar to Saccharomyces cerevisiae TRM13 (YOL125W); ancestral locus Anc_3.46) encodes MKNEILLCQYFIERKKRTCGMMRKKNMKYCVEHSKLDPQEAKENLKKRIPCPLDPNHTIYEYQLNKHVKKCNKNKLIHSNDNQCYYLQDLNLGNKENRFNKKDISLEREHELIIATIPILKAYLDQNLHPNCNGVWKLDKRENQFMIDNRYVQLENEKTRKHAIQQSSLIQNMLDRGILQSENLLSFGLIEFGCGRAEFTRYIHDSLVNNKPPSGKQHCILIDRAPNRNKFDSKLIHMQKDRLRIDIKDLKVNPLLHDNLPYTSVSKHLCGVATDLTLRCLLVNNNSVNPNGICIAMCCRHICNPDDYINPDFIIEKVLSLQKDEQRKLSYNELFFALTKIVSWATSGKRNNEDETTHFTDLGYEEREEIGLIARGIIDYGRFLFVKSILDNTHNVELIRYVEKSVSLENTALLVSKK; translated from the coding sequence ATGAAGAATGAGATCTTGCTGTGCCAGTATTTCATAGAACGTAAAAAACGTACCTGTGGAATGATGAGAAAGaagaatatgaaatattGTGTAGAACATTCGAAACTTGATCCTCAAGAAGCCAAggaaaatttgaaaaaaagaataccATGTCCGTTGGACCCAAATCATACCATTTATGAGTACCAATTGAACAAGCATGTGAAAAAAtgtaacaaaaataaattaattcattcTAACGATAAtcaatgttattatttacaagatCTTAACTTGGGTAATAAAGAGAATCGGTTTAATAAGAAAGACATTTCTCTAGAGAGAGAACATGAATTGATTATTGCTACCATCCCAATCTTAAAAGCTTATTTAGATCAAAATTTACATCCAAATTGTAATGGGGTTTGGAAATTGGATAAAAGAGAAAATCAATTCATGATCGATAATAGATATGTccaattagaaaatgaaaaaaccAGAAAGCACGCCATTCAGCAGTCTTCTTTGATTCAAAATATGTTGGATCGTGGTATTCTTCAATCAGAGAATCTATTGTCTTTTGGATTAATTGAGTTTGGTTGTGGTAGAGCAGAATTCACAAGATATATTCACGATTCTCTTGTGAACAATAAGCCTCCATCGGGAAAGCAGCATTGTATATTAATTGATAGAGCTCctaatagaaataaattcGATAGTAAATTGATACATATGCAAAAGGATCGTCTACGAATAGATATCAAGGATTTAAAAGTGAATCCTTTGTTACATGACAATTTGCCTTATACTTCAGTTTCAAAACATTTATGTGGAGTTGCTACAGATTTGACTTTGCGTTGTTTATTggtaaataataacagtGTCAACCCAAATGGGATTTGTATCGCAATGTGTTGTAGGCACATTTGTAACCCTGACGATTATATCAATCcagattttattattgaaaaagtaTTATCATTACAAAAAGATGAACAAAGGAAATTATCctataatgaattattttttgctCTAACAAAAATTGTATCTTGGGCTACTTCTGGTAAGCGTAATAACGAAGATGAAACTACACATTTCACAGACCTTGGTTATGAGGAAAGAGAAGAAATAGGATTGATTGCAAGAGGTATTATAGATTATGGTCGTTTCTTATTTGTGAAGAGTATTCTAGACAATACACACAATGTAGAATTGATCAGATACGTGGAGAAGTCGGTTTCTTTAGAGAATACTGCTTTGCTAGTCTCCAAGAAATAA
- the TBLA0B08630 gene encoding uncharacterized protein (similar to Saccharomyces cerevisiae MDH2 (YOL126C); ancestral locus Anc_3.45) produces the protein MPVPTNTNANASNQPPLTLTVIGAAGGIGQSLSLLLKTSNYPTTRPVNVNLFDVNTTGLNGVATDLSHMNTQANVKACHSLQDAVTDADLIVIVAGVPRKPGMTRDDLFNINAGIIKNIATNIRQYSRNLDTSLFTLLISNPVNSLLPVLNNVLPSHAHSRCLGITNLDLIRASEFLSELLDTQEKQNIPVIGGHSGNTIVPCFSYSKDYAKLSKDQIDSLIHRVQYGGDEVVQAKNGQGSATLSMAFAAFKVIQLLVPLVLKKIDYVEGAFYLELQNDILGSVKLRNLLNEPELNYFAAPCKINYTGTYLIDYSIINGLNQFEKDVLLPKAIDELKGNAQKGERY, from the coding sequence ATGCCAGTTCCAACTAACACAAACGCAAACGCTTCTAACCAACCACCTCTAACTTTAACTGTTATTGGTGCTGCTGGTGGGATTGGTCAATCATTATCTCTATTGTTGAAAACTTCCAATTATCCAACGACTAGACCTGTCAATgtgaatttatttgatgtcAATACTACGGGATTAAATGGTGTAGCTACTGATTTATCACATATGAATACCCAAGCCAATGTGAAAGCTTGCCATTCTTTACAAGATGCCGTTACAGATGCTGATCTCATTGTTATTGTAGCCGGTGTTCCAAGAAAACCAGGTATGACAAGAGAcgatttatttaatatcaatgctggtataataaaaaatattgccACAAATATTCGTCAATATTCCAGGAATTTAGATACATCGTTGTTTACACTTTTAATATCGAACCCAGTAAATTCTTTACTTCCTGTACTCAATAATGTCTTACCCTCTCATGCTCATTCAAGATGTTTAGGGATAACtaatttagatttaatCAGAGCTTCTGAATTCCTTTCGGAATTATTAGATACTCAAGAAAAACAGAATATTCCAGTTATTGGTGGACATTCAGGTAATACTATAGTTCCATGTTTTTCTTATTCTAAAGATTATGCAAAGTTGTCCAAGGATCAAATAGATAGTTTGATTCACAGAGTTCAATACGGTGGTGATGAAGTTGTTCAAGCTAAAAATGGCCAAGGTTCTGCTACACTATCCATGGCATTTGCCGCCTTTAAAGTCATTCAATTGTTAGTCCCATTAGtcttaaagaaaatagatTATGTAGAGGGTGCTTTCTATTTGGAATTACAAAATGATATCTTAGGTTCTGTGAAATTAAGAAACTTGTTGAACGAGCCagaattgaattattttgcTGCACCTTGCAAGATTAACTACACAGGGACTTATTTAATCgattattcaataattaatgGGTTAAaccaatttgaaaaagatgtTCTATTACCAAAGgcaattgatgaattaaaagGCAACGCTCAAAAGGGTGAACGCTATTAA
- the BXI1 gene encoding Bxi1p (similar to Saccharomyces cerevisiae YNL305C; ancestral locus Anc_3.44), which produces MKDDNAPPAYQATDPEAQGLNSQQPFMAPTNNTNNSPFATSDDFDYSTKIASCSPKVRKNFQAKVYTILSSQLLLTLSLGCATYKFETMKYFFQTHIGFFYLCMFVSLIACFWIALSPNPDDYLSDLQESTNQFDLTSNNLPWYVLSKRGQQILLGIFTLAEAYTLTTVTLMYDQQTVLSAILITTMVVLAVTMLAVSDRFQMCFETMNSIYYWMYGAVWLLIAIGFSSFIFGWNSKMNLIYGWLGAIVFTIYLFVDTQLIFRKVSLGDEIKCAMMLYLDIINLFLSILRILSNSSDD; this is translated from the coding sequence ATGAAAGACGACAATGCTCCTCCAGCTTATCAAGCTACAGACCCGGAGGCTCAAGGGTTAAACAGTCAACAACCCTTTATGGCTCCAACGAATAACACAAATAATAGTCCCTTTGCCACTTCAGATGATTTCGACTATTCCACCAAAATTGCTTCATGTTCTCCCAAAGTCCGTAAGAATTTCCAAGCAAAAGTTTATACCATCTTATCATcacaattattattaacattaTCTTTGGGATGTGCCACCtataaatttgaaactatgaaatatttcttcCAAACACATATAGGATTTTTTTACCTATGTATGTTTGTCTCTTTAATAGCATGTTTTTGGATAGCTTTGTCTCCCAACCCAGATGATTATTTAAGTGATTTACAAGAAAGTACAAACCAATTCGATTtaacttcaaataatttaccatGGTATGTCTTATCCAAGAGAGGTCAACAGATTTTACTTGGGATCTTTACTTTAGCAGAAGCTTACACTTTGACTACAGTGACTTTAATGTATGATCAGCAGACTGTTTTATCTGCCATcctaataacaacaatgGTCGTCTTAGCAGTGACCATGCTAGCAGTATCCGACAGATTCCAAATGTGTTTTGAAACTATGAATTCCATCTATTATTGGATGTATGGTGCAGTTTGGTTATTGATTGCTATTGGgttttcttcatttatCTTTGGTTGGAATTCCAAGATGAATTTGATATATGGTTGGCTAGGTGCTATTGTTTTCaccatttatttattcGTTGATACTCAGTTGATCTTCAGAAAAGTCAGTTTAGGAGATGAGATTAAATGTGCCATGATGCTATATCTAgatatcattaatttattcttatcaatattaaGAATCTTATCCAATTCTTCCGACGACTAA